One part of the Thermodesulfovibrio sp. 3462-1 genome encodes these proteins:
- the lpxA gene encoding acyl-ACP--UDP-N-acetylglucosamine O-acyltransferase: MSQIHKTAIVSSKAEIDEDVVIGPYCIIGDNVRIGKGTRLINHVQIEGITEIGENCTIFPFTSIGFPPQDIKYKGQPTGVKIGSNNTIREYVTIHRASVSGDGWTVIGDNNFIMAYVHIAHDCKIGNSVIMANLATLAGHVQVEDFAFIGGLVAVHQFTRIGAHAMIGGFSGVGQDVPPFTMASGPRAKLYGLNSVGLKRRGFSDETINILKKAYKILFRDKLQLKEAIEKVKKELPQIPEIIHLIEFIEANKRGICR, encoded by the coding sequence ATGAGTCAAATACACAAAACAGCAATTGTTAGTTCTAAAGCAGAAATAGATGAAGATGTAGTTATAGGTCCTTATTGTATAATTGGAGACAATGTTAGAATAGGCAAAGGCACACGTCTTATTAATCATGTTCAAATTGAAGGAATAACTGAAATAGGGGAAAACTGCACAATATTTCCATTTACATCAATAGGTTTTCCGCCGCAGGATATTAAATATAAAGGACAACCAACAGGAGTTAAAATTGGCAGTAATAATACCATCAGAGAATATGTAACAATCCATAGAGCAAGTGTTTCAGGAGATGGCTGGACAGTAATCGGAGATAATAATTTTATCATGGCTTATGTCCATATTGCTCATGACTGCAAAATAGGAAACTCAGTAATCATGGCAAATCTTGCCACATTAGCTGGTCATGTTCAAGTTGAAGACTTTGCATTTATTGGAGGATTAGTTGCAGTGCATCAATTTACAAGAATAGGTGCTCATGCAATGATAGGAGGCTTTAGCGGAGTTGGACAGGATGTCCCTCCCTTTACAATGGCTTCAGGTCCAAGAGCAAAACTTTATGGATTGAATTCTGTAGGACTTAAAAGAAGAGGGTTCAGTGATGAAACCATCAATATATTAAAAAAAGCTTATAAAATTCTATTCAGAGACAAACTTCAATTAAAAGAAGCGATTGAAAAAGTTAAAAAAGAGCTTCCTCAGATTCCTGAAATCATTCATTTAATAGAATTCATAGAAGCAAACAAAAGAGGAATATGCAGATAG
- the fabZ gene encoding 3-hydroxyacyl-ACP dehydratase FabZ codes for MIDIKEIMNILPHRYPFLLVDRVLEIIPNEKAIGIKNVTINEPFFQGHFPGNPVMPGVLIVEAMAQVAGVLAFKSGIEGTGVLFLSIEKVKFRKPITPGDQIVFEVNVVHRRGGVWKFSGIAKVNEKITTEAEFTAMVTK; via the coding sequence ATGATTGATATTAAAGAAATAATGAATATTCTCCCTCACAGGTATCCTTTTTTGCTGGTTGATAGAGTTTTAGAAATTATACCCAATGAAAAAGCTATAGGAATAAAAAATGTTACAATAAATGAGCCCTTTTTCCAGGGACATTTTCCAGGAAATCCTGTAATGCCAGGGGTTCTGATAGTTGAAGCAATGGCTCAGGTAGCAGGTGTTCTTGCCTTTAAATCAGGTATAGAAGGAACAGGTGTTTTATTCTTAAGCATAGAAAAGGTTAAGTTTCGCAAGCCTATTACTCCAGGAGATCAAATTGTTTTTGAAGTCAATGTTGTTCATAGAAGAGGAGGAGTTTGGAAATTTTCAGGTATTGCTAAAGTTAATGAAAAAATTACCACAGAAGCAGAATTTACAGCAATGGTTACAAAGTGA
- the lpxD gene encoding UDP-3-O-(3-hydroxymyristoyl)glucosamine N-acyltransferase, with the protein MKLFEIAKIFNAKVEGDGNIEITGVKGFEDSREGDITYIASSKYIESAKNSKASAFIVKEKIEEINKPQLITENPQFVFAKLLEIFYVKPHTHKGISEKALVANTVKLGNNVTIYPFVYIEENVYIGDNTVVYPFVFIGRETLIGSDCIIYPNVTIREKVKIGSRVIIHSGSVIGSDGFGYIFHEGKHHKIPQVGGVVIEDDVEIGACVTIDRATTGNTIIEKGTKIDNLVQIAHNVKIGQNCIIVAQVGIAGSSNIGDGCILAGQVGISDHVEVEAGTIITAKSGVMPGKLSKGVYSGIPVFSHREWLKANAIFQKLPELYRKVRELEEKIKQLEQA; encoded by the coding sequence ATGAAGCTTTTTGAAATAGCGAAAATTTTTAATGCAAAAGTTGAGGGAGATGGTAATATTGAAATAACGGGAGTAAAAGGCTTTGAAGATTCCCGGGAAGGCGATATTACTTACATAGCAAGTTCAAAATATATTGAATCTGCTAAAAACAGTAAAGCTTCTGCATTTATTGTAAAAGAAAAAATTGAAGAGATAAACAAACCTCAACTTATTACTGAAAATCCTCAATTTGTCTTTGCCAAGCTTCTTGAAATCTTTTATGTAAAACCTCATACACATAAAGGAATAAGCGAAAAAGCATTGGTGGCTAATACAGTTAAACTTGGCAATAATGTAACAATTTATCCTTTTGTCTATATTGAAGAAAATGTTTACATAGGAGACAACACTGTAGTTTATCCCTTTGTCTTTATTGGCAGGGAAACCTTAATAGGTTCTGATTGTATAATTTATCCTAATGTTACAATAAGAGAAAAAGTTAAAATCGGCTCAAGAGTAATAATTCATTCTGGAAGTGTCATTGGCTCTGATGGATTTGGTTATATCTTCCATGAAGGCAAACATCATAAAATTCCGCAAGTTGGTGGAGTAGTTATTGAAGATGATGTTGAAATTGGTGCTTGTGTTACAATAGACAGAGCTACAACAGGAAATACAATTATTGAAAAAGGGACGAAAATTGACAATCTTGTTCAAATTGCACACAATGTAAAAATTGGACAGAATTGTATAATCGTTGCACAGGTAGGAATTGCTGGAAGCTCTAATATTGGTGATGGATGCATACTCGCAGGACAGGTCGGTATTTCTGACCATGTAGAAGTTGAAGCAGGAACAATAATTACAGCAAAATCTGGAGTAATGCCTGGAAAACTATCAAAGGGAGTTTACTCAGGCATACCTGTATTTTCTCACAGAGAGTGGCTTAAAGCAAATGCAATTTTTCAAAAACTTCCAGAGCTTTACAGAAAAGTAAGAGAGCTTGAAGAAAAAATTAAACAACTTGAGCAAGCTTAA
- a CDS encoding OmpH family outer membrane protein has translation MKKFLFLVVAVFLTMSFVSVARAELKIGVVDVYRVLNESEEGKKAVGQLQNMLEEIQKILEEKQKKIQTLKDELEKKRSVLSEDTRKAKEDEIDRLGRELQRTAADYQMEFQKKQNEITQSMFKEIKQLINEYAQKERYSLIIEKVEQIIIFTTPEVDITDKIISLYNQKTSQQKGKK, from the coding sequence ATGAAAAAATTTCTATTTCTGGTAGTTGCAGTTTTCTTAACAATGTCTTTTGTTTCAGTTGCTCGTGCAGAGCTTAAAATTGGAGTGGTTGATGTTTACAGGGTGTTAAATGAGTCAGAGGAAGGGAAAAAAGCTGTAGGACAACTTCAGAATATGCTTGAAGAGATACAGAAAATTCTTGAAGAAAAACAGAAAAAAATTCAAACCTTAAAGGACGAACTTGAGAAAAAACGCTCTGTTTTAAGTGAAGATACAAGAAAAGCTAAGGAAGATGAAATTGATCGTCTTGGAAGAGAACTTCAAAGAACAGCAGCCGATTATCAGATGGAGTTTCAGAAAAAACAGAATGAAATTACTCAGAGCATGTTTAAAGAAATAAAACAACTAATTAATGAATATGCTCAAAAAGAAAGATATAGTCTCATAATTGAAAAAGTTGAACAGATTATCATTTTTACAACTCCTGAGGTTGATATTACAGATAAAATAATATCACTTTATAATCAAAAAACATCCCAGCAAAAAGGGAAAAAATGA